A DNA window from Bradyrhizobium sp. CCBAU 53421 contains the following coding sequences:
- a CDS encoding LysR family transcriptional regulator, with protein sequence MDQLAAMAAFVRAVETGSLSAAARSLPTSLTSVSRQIGALEEHFGTRLLLRTTRQLALTDDGRILYERAKSILGEVREIEAALARDPHQPSGRIRVSSPSLIGRLVIAPLLVEFLRRYPALSVDLLLIDRAVDLVEEDIHLAVRIGRLRDSQLVTRKLTDLQMIVCASPDYLARRGEPRAPDDLAGHDCLVFSDSPGSAEWRFADGSKTGRKFRISGRLWMNSLDTLVAAARDGAGIVRVPSWQVQSDLANGRLQRLLIEHEPGPTPLHLMLQPSRLASPKIRAFVDYLVEQWGRIDAFRTTPVRP encoded by the coding sequence TTGGACCAGCTTGCGGCGATGGCGGCCTTTGTCCGCGCGGTCGAGACCGGCAGCCTGTCGGCGGCGGCGCGCTCGCTGCCGACCTCGCTGACCTCGGTCAGCCGCCAGATCGGCGCGCTCGAAGAGCATTTCGGCACCCGCCTGCTGCTGCGCACCACCCGGCAGCTCGCGCTGACCGACGACGGTCGAATTCTCTACGAACGCGCGAAATCGATTCTCGGCGAAGTCAGGGAAATCGAGGCGGCGCTGGCGCGCGACCCGCATCAACCGTCGGGCCGGATCCGCGTCAGCTCGCCGAGCCTGATCGGGCGGCTCGTGATCGCGCCGTTGCTGGTGGAATTTCTACGTCGCTATCCGGCACTCTCGGTGGACCTGCTGTTGATCGATCGCGCCGTCGATCTGGTCGAGGAGGACATCCATCTCGCTGTCCGCATCGGCCGCCTGCGCGATTCACAGCTCGTCACGCGCAAGCTCACCGACCTGCAGATGATCGTGTGCGCGTCACCGGACTATCTGGCGCGGCGCGGTGAACCGCGAGCGCCGGACGATCTTGCCGGGCATGACTGCCTGGTGTTTTCCGATTCGCCTGGGAGTGCGGAGTGGCGCTTTGCCGACGGTTCGAAGACGGGTCGCAAATTCCGCATATCCGGTCGGCTCTGGATGAATAGCCTCGACACGCTCGTTGCTGCGGCGCGGGATGGCGCGGGCATCGTCCGCGTGCCGTCGTGGCAGGTGCAGTCCGATCTTGCGAACGGCCGCCTGCAACGCCTGCTGATCGAGCATGAGCCGGGCCCAACGCCGCTGCATCTGATGCTACAGCCGTCACGCCTGGCATCGCCTAAGATCAGGGCATTCGTCGATTATCTGGTGGAACAATGGGGCAGAATCGACGCCTTCCGGACGACGCCCGTGCGTCCGTGA
- a CDS encoding sulfite exporter TauE/SafE family protein → MMAGLDPRELLELALLLIAVGALSGFLAGLFGIGGGAILVPVFYECFRLAGVPLEVRMPLCIGTSLAIIIPTSLSSFRAHYRRGAVDMTILKRWWLPIVIGVVAGSVTARFAPERLFKIVFVMVAWSAAARLLLARETWKFGDDVPKGFLMRVYGFFVGLLSTLMGIGGGLFANLLMTFYGRPIHQAVATSSALAVLISIPGALGYVYAGWPAAARFPDVTALQLPFALGYVSLIGALLVMPTTLVTAPLGVKVAHALSKRALEVAFGAYLFIVGGRFVISLVGGH, encoded by the coding sequence ATGATGGCCGGTCTCGATCCCAGGGAATTGCTCGAGCTTGCACTGCTGCTGATCGCGGTCGGGGCGCTGTCCGGCTTTCTCGCCGGGCTGTTCGGCATCGGCGGTGGCGCGATCCTGGTGCCGGTGTTCTACGAATGCTTTCGTCTCGCCGGCGTGCCGCTCGAGGTGCGGATGCCGCTCTGCATCGGCACCTCGCTCGCGATCATCATCCCGACCTCGCTGAGCTCGTTTCGCGCCCATTATCGCCGCGGCGCGGTCGACATGACGATCCTGAAGCGCTGGTGGTTGCCGATCGTGATCGGCGTCGTCGCCGGTAGTGTCACCGCGCGCTTCGCGCCGGAGCGGCTGTTCAAGATCGTGTTCGTGATGGTGGCCTGGTCGGCGGCGGCGCGGCTGCTATTGGCGCGCGAGACCTGGAAGTTCGGCGACGACGTGCCGAAGGGTTTCCTGATGCGCGTCTACGGCTTCTTCGTTGGCCTGCTGTCGACGCTGATGGGCATCGGCGGCGGCCTGTTCGCCAACTTGCTGATGACCTTCTATGGCCGGCCGATCCATCAGGCGGTCGCGACGTCTTCCGCGCTTGCGGTGCTGATCTCGATCCCCGGCGCGCTCGGTTACGTCTATGCCGGTTGGCCCGCCGCCGCGCGCTTTCCCGACGTCACGGCGCTACAACTGCCGTTCGCGCTCGGCTATGTCTCGCTGATCGGTGCGCTGCTGGTGATGCCGACCACGCTCGTCACTGCACCGCTCGGCGTCAAGGTCGCGCACGCGCTGTCGAAGCGCGCGCTGGAGGTGGCGTTCGGGGCCTATCTCTTCATCGTCGGCGGGCGGTTCGTGATCAGCCTCGTCGGCGGACATTAG
- a CDS encoding malonyl-CoA synthase has protein sequence MNTTTNANLFSRLFDGLDDPDRLAIEQLDGSRISYGDLIARAGQMANVLVERGVKPGDRVAAQTEKSVSALVLYLATVRAGGVYLPLNTAYTLNELEYFITDAEPALVACDPSKLDGIKAIAAKVGAKVETLDATGKGSLTEAADKAPKEFTTVPRGNDDLAAILYTSGTTGRSKGAMLSHDNLASNSYSLVDYWRFTDKDVLIHALPIYHTHGLFVASNVTLFSRASMIFLPKFDPDAILKLMARATVMMGVPTFYTRLLQNPGLNKDATKHMRLFISGSAPLLADTHREWSARTGHAVLERYGMTETNMNTSNPYDGDRVPGAVGFALPGVTVRVTEPDTGKELARETIGMIEVKGPNVFQGYWRMPEKTKAEFRGDGFFITGDLGKIDGKGYVHILGRGKDLVISGGFNVYPKEIESEIDAMPGVIESAVIGVPHADFGEGVTAVLVCSKGADVSEASVLKALDGRLAKFKMPKRVFVVDELPRNAMGKVQKNILRETYKDIYAKG, from the coding sequence ATGAACACGACCACCAACGCCAACCTGTTTTCCCGCCTGTTCGACGGCCTCGACGACCCCGACCGGCTTGCGATCGAGCAGCTCGACGGCAGCCGCATTTCCTATGGCGATTTGATCGCGCGCGCGGGCCAGATGGCGAACGTGCTGGTGGAACGCGGCGTCAAGCCGGGTGACCGGGTCGCGGCGCAGACCGAGAAATCGGTCTCGGCCCTCGTGCTCTATCTCGCCACCGTGCGCGCCGGCGGCGTCTATTTGCCGCTCAACACGGCCTATACGCTGAACGAGCTCGAATACTTCATCACCGACGCCGAGCCGGCGCTGGTGGCCTGCGACCCCTCCAAGCTGGATGGCATCAAGGCGATCGCCGCCAAGGTGGGCGCCAAGGTCGAGACGCTTGACGCCACCGGCAAGGGCTCGCTGACCGAGGCCGCCGACAAGGCGCCGAAGGAGTTCACGACCGTGCCGCGCGGCAATGACGATCTCGCCGCGATCCTCTACACGTCGGGCACCACCGGCCGCTCCAAGGGCGCGATGCTGTCGCACGACAATCTGGCGTCGAACTCGTACTCGCTGGTCGACTACTGGCGCTTCACCGACAAGGACGTGCTGATCCACGCGCTGCCGATCTATCACACCCACGGCCTGTTCGTGGCGAGCAACGTGACGCTGTTCTCGCGCGCCTCGATGATCTTCCTGCCGAAGTTCGATCCGGACGCGATCCTGAAGCTGATGGCGCGCGCCACCGTGATGATGGGCGTGCCGACCTTCTATACCCGCCTGTTGCAGAACCCCGGCCTGAACAAGGACGCGACCAAACACATGCGGCTGTTCATCTCGGGCTCGGCGCCGCTGCTCGCCGACACCCATCGCGAATGGTCGGCGCGGACCGGACACGCCGTGCTCGAGCGCTACGGCATGACCGAGACCAACATGAACACGAGCAACCCCTATGACGGCGACCGCGTGCCCGGCGCGGTCGGCTTCGCGCTGCCCGGCGTCACGGTGCGGGTCACCGAACCCGACACCGGCAAGGAGCTCGCGCGCGAAACCATCGGCATGATCGAGGTCAAGGGCCCCAACGTGTTCCAGGGCTATTGGCGGATGCCGGAGAAGACCAAGGCCGAATTCCGCGGCGACGGCTTCTTCATCACCGGCGACCTCGGCAAGATCGACGGCAAGGGCTATGTCCACATCCTCGGCCGCGGCAAAGATCTGGTGATCTCCGGCGGCTTCAACGTCTATCCGAAGGAGATCGAGAGCGAGATCGACGCCATGCCCGGCGTGATCGAGTCCGCCGTGATCGGCGTGCCGCATGCCGATTTCGGCGAAGGCGTCACCGCCGTCCTCGTCTGCAGCAAAGGCGCCGATGTCAGCGAGGCGTCGGTGCTGAAGGCGCTCGACGGGCGGCTCGCCAAATTCAAGATGCCGAAGCGGGTCTTCGTGGTGGACGAATTGCCGCGCAATGCGATGGGCAAGGTGCAGAAGAACATTTTGCGCGAAACGTATAAGGATATCTACGCGAAGGGGTGA
- a CDS encoding SDR family oxidoreductase, producing the protein MTNNGKRVAWVTGGGTGIGESGAEFLAADGWTVVVSGRRKEELDRVVANITKKGGKAEAIPLDVSNKADVNKAAEAVVSKHGRIDLLVNSAGINVPKRSWADMELEGWDKLVEVNLNGVLYCMRAVLPTMRQQKDGCIINVASWAGRHVSKMPGPAYTTTKHAVLALTHSFNMDECVNGLRACCLSPGEVATPILKQRPVVPSEAEQARMLQPEDCGRTIAFVASMPARVCMNEILISPTHNRGFIQTPANRD; encoded by the coding sequence ATGACAAATAATGGGAAACGCGTGGCCTGGGTCACCGGCGGCGGCACCGGTATAGGCGAATCCGGGGCGGAATTCCTGGCTGCGGACGGCTGGACGGTGGTGGTCTCCGGCCGCCGCAAGGAAGAGCTCGACCGCGTGGTGGCCAACATCACGAAAAAGGGCGGCAAGGCCGAGGCGATCCCGCTCGATGTCAGCAACAAGGCCGACGTCAACAAGGCCGCCGAGGCGGTCGTCAGCAAACACGGCCGCATCGACCTTTTGGTCAACAGCGCCGGCATCAACGTGCCGAAGCGCAGCTGGGCCGACATGGAACTGGAAGGCTGGGACAAGCTGGTCGAGGTCAACCTCAACGGCGTGCTCTATTGCATGCGCGCGGTGCTGCCGACGATGCGCCAGCAGAAGGACGGCTGCATCATCAACGTCGCGTCCTGGGCCGGCCGTCATGTCTCGAAGATGCCGGGCCCGGCCTACACCACGACCAAGCACGCGGTGCTGGCGCTGACGCATTCCTTCAACATGGACGAATGCGTCAACGGCTTGCGCGCCTGCTGCCTGTCGCCGGGCGAGGTCGCAACGCCGATCCTGAAGCAGCGGCCAGTGGTGCCGAGCGAGGCCGAGCAGGCCAGGATGCTGCAGCCGGAAGATTGCGGCCGCACCATCGCCTTCGTCGCCAGCATGCCGGCGCGGGTCTGCATGAACGAGATCCTGATCAGCCCGACGCATAATCGCGGCTTCATCCAGACGCCGGCGAACCGGGATTGA
- a CDS encoding MFS transporter: MSSITADGHAAPIVNDGDGDVGPLEQKHLQYANYRAVAGSTELTKTHWHIATANALGWGFDGMDGVIFALISPMVIKEFQLSLPEYRSGMQIALFVGIAGLYFWPWLADRYGRRTLLAVNIALFSLLMPVAALSPTFTVFVIARSLLFFALNGEWSLGSMLVAETWPARLRGRVISITRSAWCLGATLAGAITGLVAANFGWRIAVMVPGVIALLAIYIRSTCPESPYWVREQDRKRRITETLARGGTVGAEDSAWFGKAKSVGIRQVFMPDVLPSTLVALFVACASTCIYGTVGAWMPLYLSTEKHWSTTEYSLFYVFYGLCGFLGLCLVGWLIDKIGRRRTFIVTLIEGAIFMTLWVYSEDRVLLWTFGLLWCLGFLGFWGPSTTLTAEIFPTRIRGAANGVVWAIAYFVGFVLFPFVSIALQQHTGSFALAFLCIPVLMIAMAIGVFFCVPEHTGKELNEISE; this comes from the coding sequence ATGAGCAGCATCACGGCGGACGGACACGCCGCGCCCATAGTGAACGATGGCGACGGCGACGTCGGCCCGCTCGAACAGAAGCATCTGCAATACGCCAATTACCGCGCCGTCGCCGGCAGCACCGAGCTGACGAAAACCCATTGGCACATCGCCACCGCCAACGCGCTCGGCTGGGGCTTCGACGGCATGGACGGCGTGATCTTCGCGCTGATCTCGCCGATGGTGATCAAGGAATTCCAGCTCAGCCTGCCGGAATATCGTTCCGGCATGCAGATCGCACTGTTCGTCGGCATCGCCGGACTCTATTTCTGGCCGTGGCTCGCCGACCGCTATGGCCGCCGCACGCTGCTCGCGGTCAACATCGCGCTGTTCTCGCTCCTGATGCCGGTCGCGGCGCTGTCGCCGACCTTTACGGTCTTCGTGATCGCGCGCTCGCTGTTGTTCTTCGCGCTGAACGGCGAATGGTCGCTCGGCTCGATGCTGGTGGCGGAAACCTGGCCGGCGCGCTTACGCGGCCGCGTCATCAGCATCACGCGCTCGGCCTGGTGCCTCGGCGCCACGCTCGCCGGCGCGATCACCGGCCTCGTCGCCGCCAATTTCGGCTGGCGCATCGCCGTCATGGTGCCCGGCGTGATCGCGCTGCTCGCGATCTATATCCGCTCCACCTGTCCGGAATCGCCCTATTGGGTGCGCGAGCAGGATCGCAAGCGGCGCATCACGGAGACGCTGGCGCGCGGCGGCACGGTGGGCGCCGAGGACAGCGCCTGGTTCGGCAAGGCCAAATCGGTCGGCATCCGCCAGGTGTTCATGCCCGACGTGCTGCCGTCGACATTGGTCGCGCTGTTCGTGGCCTGCGCCTCGACCTGCATCTACGGCACGGTCGGCGCCTGGATGCCGCTTTACCTCTCGACCGAGAAACACTGGTCGACCACCGAATACAGCCTGTTCTACGTGTTCTACGGCCTCTGCGGCTTCCTCGGCCTGTGCCTGGTCGGCTGGCTGATCGACAAGATCGGCCGCCGCCGCACCTTCATCGTGACCCTGATCGAGGGCGCGATCTTCATGACGCTCTGGGTCTATTCGGAGGACCGCGTGCTGCTGTGGACGTTCGGGCTGCTCTGGTGTCTCGGCTTCCTCGGCTTCTGGGGCCCGAGCACGACGCTGACGGCGGAGATCTTCCCGACCCGGATCCGCGGCGCCGCCAACGGCGTGGTCTGGGCGATCGCCTATTTCGTCGGCTTCGTGCTGTTCCCGTTCGTCTCGATCGCGCTGCAGCAGCACACCGGCTCGTTCGCGCTGGCGTTCCTCTGCATCCCCGTGTTGATGATCGCGATGGCGATCGGCGTGTTCTTTTGCGTGCCGGAGCATACCGGCAAGGAGCTCAACGAGATCAGCGAGTGA
- a CDS encoding fasciclin domain-containing protein, with translation MSKRIAYLAAAAFSALAITSTVVAPVRAEEKTVMVGGAAMFPSKNIVQNAVNSKDHTTLVAAVKAAGLVGTLEGKGPFTVFAPTNAAFGKLPAGTVDNLVKPENKATLTKILTYHVVPGKLEASDLTDGKKLKTAEGEELTVKHQDGKVWIVDAKGGTSMVTISNVNQSNGVIHVVDTVLMPAT, from the coding sequence ATGTCGAAGCGTATTGCCTATCTTGCCGCCGCCGCCTTCAGCGCGCTTGCGATCACCTCAACCGTCGTGGCGCCGGTCCGCGCCGAGGAGAAGACCGTGATGGTCGGCGGCGCAGCGATGTTCCCGTCCAAGAACATCGTCCAGAACGCCGTCAATTCGAAGGACCACACCACCCTCGTCGCCGCGGTGAAGGCCGCCGGCCTGGTTGGCACGCTGGAAGGCAAGGGCCCGTTCACGGTGTTCGCGCCGACCAACGCCGCGTTCGGCAAGCTGCCGGCCGGAACCGTCGACAATCTCGTGAAGCCCGAGAACAAGGCGACGCTGACCAAGATCCTCACCTACCATGTGGTGCCGGGCAAGCTCGAGGCCTCCGACCTCACCGACGGCAAGAAGCTGAAGACCGCCGAGGGCGAGGAACTGACCGTGAAGCACCAGGACGGCAAGGTCTGGATCGTCGACGCCAAGGGCGGCACCTCGATGGTGACGATCTCCAACGTCAACCAGTCGAACGGCGTCATCCATGTGGTCGACACCGTGCTGATGCCGGCGACGTAA
- a CDS encoding cytochrome b/b6 domain-containing protein encodes MTSLAVSDHQAETAAPAKVIQPVWVRMVHWINAFAMILMIMSGWQIYNASPLFGFTFSRNITLGGWLGGALLWHFAAMWLLMVNGLIYLALGFATGRFRKKLLPITPGGVIADTKAALTFKLSHDDLSKYNSVQKLLYAGIITVGVVIVLSGLSMWKPVQLHWLVSLFGGYDFARYVHFTCMALIVAFLVIHVALALLVPKSLRAMIIGR; translated from the coding sequence ATGACGAGCCTTGCCGTCAGCGACCACCAGGCAGAGACCGCGGCGCCCGCGAAGGTGATCCAGCCGGTCTGGGTCCGCATGGTGCACTGGATCAACGCATTCGCGATGATCCTGATGATCATGTCCGGCTGGCAGATCTACAACGCCTCGCCGCTGTTCGGCTTCACCTTCTCGCGGAACATCACGCTCGGCGGTTGGCTCGGCGGCGCGCTGCTCTGGCACTTCGCCGCGATGTGGCTACTGATGGTCAACGGCCTGATCTATCTGGCGCTCGGTTTCGCCACCGGCCGCTTCCGCAAGAAGCTGCTGCCGATCACCCCCGGCGGCGTGATTGCCGATACCAAGGCGGCGCTGACCTTCAAGCTGTCGCATGACGATCTCAGCAAGTACAATTCGGTGCAGAAGCTGCTCTATGCCGGCATCATCACCGTCGGCGTCGTCATCGTGCTGTCCGGCCTGTCGATGTGGAAGCCGGTGCAGTTGCATTGGCTGGTCTCGCTGTTCGGCGGCTACGATTTCGCCCGCTACGTCCACTTCACCTGCATGGCGCTGATCGTCGCCTTCCTGGTGATCCATGTCGCGCTCGCGCTGCTGGTGCCGAAGAGCCTGCGCGCCATGATCATCGGGCGCTGA
- a CDS encoding molybdopterin-binding protein produces MGRLRKLLIPGVDKKLLVRDAVKTMPELTRRRFITAGTSLGALTLLTGCDVVDSSSAEELLKKVSKFNDAVQAWMFNPDALAPTFPESMITKPFPFNAYYDLDDAPEIAAADWKLEVRGLVENKKSWTLDELYKLPQEKQVTRHICVEGWSAIGSWTGTPLRDFLKLVGADTRAKYVWFQCADKDGYNSPLDMRTALHPQTQMTFKFADQILPRAYGFPMKIRVPTKLGFKNPKYVLSMEVTNDYKGGYWEDQGYNSFSGS; encoded by the coding sequence ATGGGTCGTCTCAGAAAACTCCTGATCCCCGGTGTCGACAAGAAGCTGCTGGTCCGCGATGCGGTGAAGACGATGCCGGAGCTGACCCGCCGCCGATTCATCACGGCCGGCACCAGCCTCGGCGCGCTGACGCTGTTGACCGGCTGCGACGTGGTCGATTCGTCGTCGGCGGAGGAATTGCTGAAGAAGGTCTCGAAGTTCAACGACGCGGTGCAGGCCTGGATGTTCAATCCGGATGCGCTGGCGCCGACCTTCCCTGAGAGCATGATCACCAAGCCGTTCCCGTTCAATGCCTATTACGATCTCGACGACGCGCCTGAGATTGCGGCAGCGGACTGGAAGCTCGAGGTGCGCGGGCTGGTCGAGAACAAGAAGTCGTGGACGCTCGACGAATTGTACAAGCTGCCGCAGGAGAAGCAGGTGACGCGCCACATCTGCGTCGAAGGCTGGAGCGCGATCGGCAGCTGGACCGGCACGCCCTTGCGCGACTTCCTCAAGCTGGTCGGTGCCGACACGCGCGCCAAATATGTCTGGTTCCAGTGCGCCGACAAGGACGGATACAATTCACCTTTGGACATGCGCACCGCGCTGCATCCGCAGACCCAGATGACGTTCAAATTCGCCGACCAGATCCTGCCGCGCGCCTACGGCTTCCCGATGAAGATCAGGGTGCCGACCAAGCTCGGCTTCAAGAACCCGAAATACGTGCTCTCGATGGAAGTCACCAACGACTACAAGGGCGGTTACTGGGAAGACCAGGGCTATAATTCGTTCAGCGGGAGCTAG
- a CDS encoding YbfB/YjiJ family MFS transporter: MRAPAPSYPHPARLILILSLAPTVGLGIGRFAYSLVLPDMRDSLAWSYSAAGFMNTINAAGYLAGALVASRLIQRFGLAASVRWSTLACVLSLALCALSGNFAVLSFARLLAGFAAAFGFVGGGALAATIAQSRPERANFLLSLFYAGPGVGILASGLIAPFVLQGFGAGSWWIVWWAMTLLSAIMIVPLLLAPFHANAAAGGIVRTKFAVMPVLIYLAAYFLFGAGYIAYMTFMIAYVRDGGGGAAAQSAFWSLIGISAFVTPWFWRRVLALDRGGLATTIILGVNALGASLPIFGHSPLLLAISALVFGVAFFAVVGSTTAFVRLNYPPEAWPTAIAVLTISFGIGQTLGPIVVGAITDAVGSLSFALNVSAAMLALGAVLSAFQRKVGP; the protein is encoded by the coding sequence GTGAGAGCCCCCGCCCCGTCCTACCCGCATCCCGCGCGGCTGATCCTGATTTTGTCCCTCGCACCGACGGTCGGTCTCGGCATCGGCCGTTTCGCCTATTCGCTGGTGCTGCCTGACATGCGCGACTCGCTGGCCTGGTCGTATTCGGCCGCCGGCTTCATGAACACGATCAATGCCGCCGGCTACCTGGCCGGCGCACTGGTCGCCTCGCGCCTGATCCAGCGCTTCGGGCTCGCCGCATCGGTGCGCTGGTCGACGCTGGCCTGCGTGCTGTCGCTGGCGCTGTGCGCCCTCTCGGGCAATTTCGCCGTGCTGAGCTTCGCCCGCCTGCTGGCCGGCTTCGCCGCCGCGTTCGGCTTCGTCGGCGGCGGCGCGCTCGCGGCGACGATCGCGCAATCGCGCCCCGAGCGCGCCAACTTCCTGCTCAGCCTGTTCTATGCCGGGCCGGGCGTCGGCATCCTGGCCTCCGGCCTGATCGCGCCGTTCGTGCTGCAGGGCTTTGGCGCGGGGTCCTGGTGGATCGTGTGGTGGGCGATGACGTTACTCTCCGCGATCATGATCGTGCCGCTGCTGCTGGCGCCATTTCACGCCAATGCTGCCGCTGGCGGCATCGTGCGGACCAAATTCGCTGTGATGCCGGTCCTGATCTACCTCGCTGCCTATTTCCTGTTCGGCGCCGGCTACATCGCCTACATGACCTTCATGATCGCCTATGTCCGCGACGGCGGTGGCGGCGCGGCGGCACAGAGTGCGTTCTGGAGCCTGATCGGCATCAGCGCGTTCGTCACGCCCTGGTTCTGGCGGCGGGTGCTGGCGCTCGACCGCGGCGGGCTTGCGACCACCATCATCCTCGGCGTCAACGCGCTCGGCGCCAGCCTGCCGATCTTCGGGCATTCGCCGCTGTTGCTTGCGATCTCGGCGCTGGTGTTCGGCGTTGCGTTCTTCGCCGTGGTCGGCTCGACCACCGCCTTCGTGCGCCTCAACTACCCGCCGGAGGCCTGGCCGACCGCGATTGCCGTGCTGACGATCTCCTTCGGCATCGGCCAGACACTCGGCCCGATCGTGGTCGGCGCGATCACCGATGCGGTCGGCAGCCTGTCATTTGCGCTGAACGTCTCGGCCGCGATGCTGGCGCTGGGGGCGGTGTTGTCGGCGTTTCAGAGGAAGGTGGGGCCATGA